CCGCGGCGCCGGCAATGGTGACTTTTCATCGAACGGCCAGCACGAGGAACAGAACAACTACCAGCTTGACGGCGTCGATAACAACGTTGCGAACAGCGACTATATCAATGGATCGTCGTACAATCTGGCTCCCCCGCCGGATGCCATTCAGGAGTTCAAGCTCGAGACCAGCAACTATAGCGCGGAGCTCGGGCGCGGCCATGGCGCGGTGTTCAACGCCACCACCAAGTCCGGCACCAACCAGTTTCACGGTGATCTCTGGGAGTATGTGCGAAACACAGCCTTCGACTCACTCGTCTGGAACCAGGCCCCGGGCTCGAAGGTTGCGGTATTCCATATGAACCAATTTGGTGCTACGCTCGGTGGCCCGATCATCAAGAATCACTTGTTCTTCTTTGGAGACGTTCAGGAGCAGCGCTTCGTGAACGGAGCGAATCCCACCACGTATAGCGTGCCCACGCCGCGCGAGCGTCGTGGCGACTTCAGCGAACTGCTGAATCCGACATGGGGCAATGGTACCTGCCCCATAGTGCTGTACGTGCCTAACACCAACGGCGGCAACGGCCAAGACAGCAACAACTACTATAAGTGTGCAAGCAACTCCGTATCCCACGGGCCTACGGGCAGCCTGCAGCAGTATGGCAATTCGCAGTACACGTATTCCGGGTATACGTTTGCACCGGGCCAGAACGTTTTCTCGCCAACGCAAATCGACCCGGTCGCCCAGAAACTGCTTCAGGAGTACCCCTGCCCGAACTATGCTTCTGCCGGCCAACCGAATTTTGGGAAGCCTAATGGCGGATGGAGTACGGGAGACTGCAATTCTACGAGCGATGTGGACCAGGGACCGACCTCCAACAACTACCAGACGAATCTGACGACGACATCGGATCCAATTAATTGGGATGGGAAGCTCGACTGGAACATCAGCAGCCGCGACCTGGCCACCTTCCGCGTGGACTACGCGCACTTCATTCAGACGAATCCCTCCCCACTCGGCCCGATCCTTGACGGCTACCCGAACTACGCGGGCCATAACCAGAGTTACCTGAGCGAGAACTTCATGCTCAGCGAGACCCATACCTTCTCACAGTCGCTGATCAACGAATTCCGCTTTGGGTTTAACTACGGCAACGATTCGAACCTGCAGTACAACTACAACGCGAACATTGCGGCTACTCTGGGACTGAACGGGGTACCCGTCAATCTAGCTAACCAGGAAGGCGGCCTGCCCTCGGTAGCGGACGGCTTCACAACCTTCGGAACTCACGGCAACGACCCAGCCCATGAGGGCATGAACATCTACCAGTTCCTGGACAACGTCACCAAGGTGATTGGGAACCACTCGCTGAAGGCCGGTGTCGAAATCAATCCCGGGCGCTGGTACAGCACGAACGCCGGACAGCCCCTCGGAAGCTACAGCTATAACGGCCAGTTTACCGGTGTGACCGCAGCAGGCGGACCCACTGGAAATGGCGCCGCCGATTTCCTAGCCCTCGGCACATTAGCGGGCGGCGGATACACCAACACAAACAACATGGCCAGCGGCCAACTCACCACCTTCGTGTACACGCACTTCGTGCAAAAATACAATGCCGCCTACGCGCAGGACGACTGGAAGGTGACGCCCAAACTTACCCTGAACCTTGGGCTCAGGTACGAATACTTCACGCCCAAGAGGGAGCAGGCCAACCAGCTAGCGAACTTCGTCCAACTGGGCAGCATGATGACGTCGAATGGCGCGGTTTCCTCAGCGGAACTGGTGATGCCGCAAGCCGATTCGAGCCAAACGCTTCCAGCGAACTTCCTGGCGCTGCTCAACGCGGATAACGTGAAGGTGGTCTACACCAGCAACCCGTACCTGACGTCCTTCCCCAAATTCAACTGGTCGCCAAGGGTTGGCGCCGCGTACCAATTCAGCCCGCAGACAGTGGGGCGTATCGGTGGCGGCCTCTTCATGGGCGGTTTTGAGCCGGGCGGGGGCGCTGCCAATATCCTTAATCCGCCCTTCATCGTGACCGCCGCCACAGCCGCCTTGCCGTCCTGCTCGCAGGGAAGTTATTGTGAATCGCAATATGCGTTCGGCAATACGCTGGAGGGCGGTCTCGGGCAGTTCATGGGGCCGGGCGGAGTGGCGAACCACGCTGCCTTCCCGCAGGTCTCGGAAGAAGACCCGAACATGCATATGCCCTACACCATCAACTACAACGTGAGCGTGGAACAGGTGCTTACGCCCACAACCACGATGACGCTGAGCTACGTGGGCAGCCTCGGACGCCACCTGGTGACGAGCACCGGCCCCAACCTGCCAATGGCGATTACCGTCGGCGGCGAGCAGCCGAACGGGTTCCAGCAGTTCCCGCATCTTGGTGGGTACGCTTACATGCAGTGGACAGCCGCGAGCAATTACAACTCGCTGCAGGCACAGGTGCAGAAACGCTACGCCAGCGGGCTCGCCTTTTTGGCCACCTATACCTGGGCCCATGGCTTCAGTGACGAAAGCGATCTACTGGGCGGAGACGTCGGGTACAAGTCACCCTACATCATCCCTATCAGGAACGAGTACACCCAGTCGGGACAAGATATCCGGAACCGCGCTGTGATCAACGTCGACTATGACCTGCCGTTCGGCGAAGGCAGGCGCTTTGTAAATCAGAACCGTATTCTGGACAAAATCATCGGGGGATGGAAGACCGACATGGAATGGTGGGGCCAGACCGGTCAGCCGTTTACGATCGGCATCAACAGAATCTCAGGCTGGGGGAACGCCAACGGTGGCACGGCCAACAGCGCCATCAAAATCGCCAACCCATTCTCAACGGGCCTGCCGGCGCCAAACGTAGGCGGCGATCCGGCTCGACAGAGCGGCATCACCAACGGGACGCCGTCCAATACAGCCGCGAATGTTTGCGCTGCGCAGACTCACACCAGGACGCGCTGGTACAACCCTTGTGCCTTTGAAGACCCGATAGGTGTGATGAGTAACAACGCGGCTGGGTACGCTGCCCTGGCGCCGTACGCAACGGGGTACTTCAGCTATTATTCCCCGGCCATCGGCCCCGATTCAGCGCTGAACGACGGAGCCTACAACAACAATGGGACACTCAACACCCTTGGGCCGGCGCCTTACGTGACGGGCTATCCGAATGTGGCGCCGTTCTTTGGCAGCACGAGGAACGATCTTTCCGGTCCGGGCAACTGGAGGCTTAATGCGTCGATCTTCAAGGACTTCAAGGTGTGGCGCGAGGGCACCTATCTGGAGCTCCGCGCGGACGCGTTCAACGTGCTGAACCACCCCAGCTTCGGCAACCCTGGCGGCGGCACGAACATAGGTGCCAACTCAGTCGCGCTTACCGGGCCGGGATCTAACCAGGCCAACACTATCGACTCGCGCTTCCTCCAGTTCTCAGGGAAGTTCGTGTTCTAACGTAGTTCGATTCAGCCAACCACAGGGCTCTGAGCATGTTGGATATGCTCAGAGCCCTATGTGCTTAACTTCGCCCAACTGAATCACGGCTGAGCAGGCATGTGAGGCGAAGACAAACGCAGGCCTGCGGATCAAAGATGTTTTGTAATTCAACGCAGCCGCAGCTACGGAATGTCATGTATAGTGTTGCAGAGACCGGTATCTCAAGGAGATGAGAGTTGAAAGAGGGAATCAGTCGCAGGACGTTTGGGAAGCTCGCGGGTCTGGCGACGTTTGGTGCGCTGGGTAGCGGCAGCGAGTTAGCGGCACAGGACCAAGAGTCGCGACCGATTGCGCCGATGAAACTCGGCGAGGAGGTTGTGCTCGAAGACGCGCAGGTTCATTTAGCGTTCGACAGCCTTTCGGGTGCGCTCGTGCGGATGGAGCGCAAGTCAGGAACCTGGGTGATCGAACGGCGGCCGGAGCTTGGCGCGTCATTCCGCCTGTTTGTTCCGTTAAGCAAACGACGCGATAACTTCATCATTGGAACGAAGCAGAAGGCGATTAGTGTTCAGAAAATTGCGCCGAACAAGGTGCGTATGCGCTGGGAAAATTTGCTCAGCGAACATGGCGGCGTCATGCCGATCGCGTTCACCGGCACTGTGACGCTCGAGAACGGCAAGCTGACGTTCGACGCGGAGTTGGAGAACAACTCCGACTGTTTTGTCGAAGCGGTGGACTACCCGTACTTCGGCGACTTCAATCCGCCCTCGCGCGACAGCGTTGTTGAGGCACACCACATGTGGGTTGGGGCGCTTTCCACGGATTCGATCTATCCGCGATTCGATAATGCGAAGGGTTATTGGGGAGTTCGGTGGCCGACGCGAACGATCGAATCGAGCCAGAGCCAGTACTGTCTGCTGCAGGCTATACAGCCGGGAACTGCGGCACAGCCGGGTGCTGCCGCGGAGCAGGGAATCTATGTGGCCATCGAAGATCCGGAGATTCGCTATCTGATGGAATTCACGTTCGAGCAGCATCCGGGGGTGGTGGACTGGACGTATGACGATGTGCCGAAGGAGGATGAGATCTC
This Acidobacteriaceae bacterium DNA region includes the following protein-coding sequences:
- a CDS encoding TonB-dependent receptor, coding for MTRARSVTRAIWSSLILTLAVIGLLSPRTAVAQVDQGAIIGVVTDSSGAVIPNAQVTVTETDTGLVLKAKTNGSGNYFFSPIKIGNYTVSASAPGFQTTEEKNVAVHVQDRLNIPLHLQPGKVNETVVVTSTAPLMQTQTAEVAMDVDSKFLNDAPLANRNWIFIAQEAPGITPEIGRGAGNGDFSSNGQHEEQNNYQLDGVDNNVANSDYINGSSYNLAPPPDAIQEFKLETSNYSAELGRGHGAVFNATTKSGTNQFHGDLWEYVRNTAFDSLVWNQAPGSKVAVFHMNQFGATLGGPIIKNHLFFFGDVQEQRFVNGANPTTYSVPTPRERRGDFSELLNPTWGNGTCPIVLYVPNTNGGNGQDSNNYYKCASNSVSHGPTGSLQQYGNSQYTYSGYTFAPGQNVFSPTQIDPVAQKLLQEYPCPNYASAGQPNFGKPNGGWSTGDCNSTSDVDQGPTSNNYQTNLTTTSDPINWDGKLDWNISSRDLATFRVDYAHFIQTNPSPLGPILDGYPNYAGHNQSYLSENFMLSETHTFSQSLINEFRFGFNYGNDSNLQYNYNANIAATLGLNGVPVNLANQEGGLPSVADGFTTFGTHGNDPAHEGMNIYQFLDNVTKVIGNHSLKAGVEINPGRWYSTNAGQPLGSYSYNGQFTGVTAAGGPTGNGAADFLALGTLAGGGYTNTNNMASGQLTTFVYTHFVQKYNAAYAQDDWKVTPKLTLNLGLRYEYFTPKREQANQLANFVQLGSMMTSNGAVSSAELVMPQADSSQTLPANFLALLNADNVKVVYTSNPYLTSFPKFNWSPRVGAAYQFSPQTVGRIGGGLFMGGFEPGGGAANILNPPFIVTAATAALPSCSQGSYCESQYAFGNTLEGGLGQFMGPGGVANHAAFPQVSEEDPNMHMPYTINYNVSVEQVLTPTTTMTLSYVGSLGRHLVTSTGPNLPMAITVGGEQPNGFQQFPHLGGYAYMQWTAASNYNSLQAQVQKRYASGLAFLATYTWAHGFSDESDLLGGDVGYKSPYIIPIRNEYTQSGQDIRNRAVINVDYDLPFGEGRRFVNQNRILDKIIGGWKTDMEWWGQTGQPFTIGINRISGWGNANGGTANSAIKIANPFSTGLPAPNVGGDPARQSGITNGTPSNTAANVCAAQTHTRTRWYNPCAFEDPIGVMSNNAAGYAALAPYATGYFSYYSPAIGPDSALNDGAYNNNGTLNTLGPAPYVTGYPNVAPFFGSTRNDLSGPGNWRLNASIFKDFKVWREGTYLELRADAFNVLNHPSFGNPGGGTNIGANSVALTGPGSNQANTIDSRFLQFSGKFVF